In Chryseobacterium gotjawalense, the following are encoded in one genomic region:
- a CDS encoding YceI family protein, whose protein sequence is MKNSLQSILVLVALTLVGFVNAQNITGKSTTVNIAGTSPMHDWVMNGSEASFTGNASGNTITNVKFTMPVKSLKSTKGKMMDNKAYGALKSDKFPNIIFAAPTLTVGKGNLAGKMTIAGVTKEVNFPVTVTKNGASYHITGTENMKLSTYGIERPGFMGVKTGDAIKVTVNIVAN, encoded by the coding sequence ATGAAAAATTCATTACAATCAATTCTTGTATTAGTTGCCTTAACGCTTGTTGGTTTTGTAAATGCGCAAAACATTACGGGGAAATCTACAACAGTTAATATTGCCGGGACTTCACCAATGCATGATTGGGTGATGAACGGATCTGAAGCGAGCTTCACAGGAAATGCCAGTGGAAACACCATTACCAATGTGAAATTCACAATGCCGGTAAAAAGCCTGAAAAGCACCAAAGGAAAAATGATGGATAACAAGGCCTATGGCGCATTGAAATCCGACAAATTCCCCAATATTATCTTTGCTGCACCAACATTAACAGTTGGAAAAGGAAATTTAGCGGGTAAAATGACAATCGCAGGGGTTACCAAAGAGGTTAACTTTCCTGTTACCGTTACGAAAAACGGCGCGTCTTATCATATAACAGGTACGGAAAATATGAAATTGTCAACGTACGGAATTGAAAGACCTGGTTTCATGGGCGTGAAAACCGGTGATGCTATTAAAGTTACCGTAAACATCGTAGCCAACTAA
- a CDS encoding acyl carrier protein phosphodiesterase, translating into MNYLAHSYLAFTDEQIVGQFLEDVIPNRDRFSFPENIQEGITLHRKIDTFTDAHPEISEAKKIFSPLVRLYSGAFVDVSMDYFLANSLADEVLKNHAQRVYRVLRKYQELLPEKLIRMVDGMEKDNWLYNYKEDWGIKYSIQNVLNKAKYLEEDLPVFELFIANKPQLQQHFDRFFPELFEYAQKVNSEF; encoded by the coding sequence ATGAATTACCTCGCCCATTCCTATCTCGCCTTTACCGATGAACAGATCGTTGGTCAGTTTTTGGAAGATGTTATTCCGAACAGAGACCGCTTTTCTTTCCCCGAAAACATCCAGGAGGGAATTACGCTGCACCGGAAAATCGATACTTTTACCGATGCCCATCCGGAAATCAGTGAGGCGAAGAAAATTTTCAGTCCGCTCGTAAGATTGTATTCCGGTGCTTTTGTGGATGTGTCGATGGATTATTTTCTGGCGAATTCGTTAGCCGATGAGGTTTTGAAAAATCACGCCCAAAGGGTCTATCGGGTTTTGCGGAAATATCAGGAACTGCTTCCTGAAAAATTAATAAGGATGGTCGATGGTATGGAAAAAGACAATTGGCTTTATAATTACAAAGAAGATTGGGGAATCAAATATTCGATTCAAAATGTATTGAATAAAGCCAAATATCTGGAGGAAGACCTACCTGTTTTTGAATTATTTATAGCTAACAAACCACAACTGCAACAACATTTTGATCGGTTTTTCCCCGAACTTTTCGAGTATGCTCAAAAAGTAAATTCTGAGTTTTAA
- the radA gene encoding DNA repair protein RadA gives MAKVKTAYLCQNCGSQHPQWLGQCKNCGEWNTLVEEIVEKSPAKSFSDRSKQHIINIIEVETFEEPRITTPSEELNRVLGGGIVLGSVTLIGGEPGIGKSTLLLQLALKMKKTILYVSGEESASQIKMRADRLTELQNPNCFLFTETSVEKILHEAKKLKPDFLIVDSIQTLQSQLIESSPGTVSQIRECSNEIIKFSKETNTPTFLVGHITKDGQIAGPKVLEHMVDVVLNFDGDRNHLFRLLRASKNRFGSTAEIGIYEMVSQGLKEIKNPSEILITKKFEELSGNSVAVTLEGNRPMLIEIQALVSTAVYGTPQRSCTGFDSKRLNMLLAVLEKRAGFQLGAKDVFLNITGGIKTGDPALDLAVVASILSSNEDIAISEHFCFAGEIGLSGEIRPIPQIEQRISEAEKLGYEKIFVSNLNKIPKKKYGIIVEEVSKIEDFHERLF, from the coding sequence ATGGCAAAAGTGAAAACAGCATATCTGTGTCAGAACTGTGGGTCGCAGCATCCGCAGTGGTTGGGACAGTGCAAGAATTGTGGCGAGTGGAATACTTTGGTGGAAGAGATTGTTGAAAAATCTCCCGCGAAAAGTTTTTCTGACCGGTCGAAACAGCATATCATCAATATTATCGAGGTTGAAACTTTCGAAGAGCCCCGAATTACAACGCCTTCTGAAGAACTGAACCGCGTTCTCGGTGGCGGAATTGTTTTGGGTTCCGTGACTTTAATTGGGGGCGAACCTGGAATAGGAAAATCGACCTTGCTGCTCCAGTTGGCACTGAAAATGAAGAAAACTATTCTTTATGTTTCCGGTGAAGAAAGCGCATCCCAAATAAAAATGCGCGCTGACCGACTTACGGAACTGCAAAATCCAAACTGCTTTCTTTTTACCGAAACCTCGGTGGAAAAGATTCTGCACGAAGCTAAAAAGCTGAAGCCGGATTTTTTGATTGTCGACTCTATTCAAACATTACAAAGCCAGTTGATTGAGAGCTCGCCCGGAACGGTTTCGCAGATTCGGGAATGTTCGAACGAGATTATTAAGTTTTCTAAAGAAACCAATACGCCGACTTTTTTAGTCGGACATATTACAAAAGACGGCCAGATCGCAGGTCCGAAAGTTTTGGAGCACATGGTAGATGTGGTGCTGAATTTTGACGGTGACCGAAATCATTTGTTCCGATTATTGAGAGCGAGTAAAAACCGTTTCGGGTCGACGGCCGAAATCGGGATTTATGAAATGGTTTCGCAAGGTTTAAAGGAGATAAAAAATCCTTCTGAGATTTTGATCACCAAGAAATTCGAAGAACTTTCCGGGAATTCTGTCGCGGTAACTTTAGAAGGAAACCGTCCGATGCTGATAGAAATTCAGGCATTGGTAAGTACCGCAGTTTATGGTACGCCGCAAAGAAGTTGCACCGGTTTTGATTCGAAAAGGCTCAATATGCTTTTGGCGGTTTTAGAAAAAAGAGCCGGTTTTCAGTTGGGCGCGAAAGATGTTTTCCTGAATATTACAGGCGGAATAAAAACGGGAGATCCGGCTTTGGATTTGGCGGTGGTGGCTTCGATTCTCTCTTCGAATGAAGATATTGCGATATCGGAACATTTTTGTTTTGCCGGAGAAATCGGGTTGAGTGGAGAAATCCGTCCGATTCCGCAGATTGAACAAAGGATTTCGGAAGCAGAGAAATTGGGTTACGAGAAAATATTTGTTTCTAATTTAAATAAAATTCCGAAAAAGAAATATGGGATTATTGTGGAAGAAGTGAGTAAGATTGAGGATTTTCATGAACGGCTGTTTTAG
- a CDS encoding CTP synthase has translation MSKKNTKYIFVTGGVTSSLGKGIVSASLGLLLKSRGFNVTIQKLDPYINIDPGTLNPYEHGECYVTEDGAETDLDLGHYERFLNSNTSQNNNVTTGKIYQTVIEKERKGDFLGKTVQVIPHITNEIKRRIKMLAKQNYDIIITEIGGTVGDIESLPYIESVRQLKWELGEHNSMVIHLTLLPYLAASGELKTKPSQHSVRQLMESGIQADVLVCRTEHIIPKEQRMKLAQFCNVALENVIECKDLETIYEVPLYLQKQDFDDVVLKELNLKSDKQADLKDWKSFLKKYKNPKKSVEIALVGKYVSLQDSYKSIAESFIHAGADLETEVKVRWVYSGDIDSGNVAETFAGIDGMLIAPGFGDRGIEGKIEAAKYARENNIPLLGICLGMQIMTIEFARNVLGYRKANSMEFDTSTPEPVISLMEDQKNVVEKGGTMRLGAWKCTLKTGSKLNEIYGTKNISERHRHRYEFNSEYRDEFEKNGLVPTGFNPETELVETLELKDHPFYIGVQYHPEYKSTVASPHPLFKALIKAASKK, from the coding sequence ATGAGCAAAAAGAACACGAAATACATCTTCGTAACTGGCGGTGTAACTTCTTCTTTAGGCAAAGGAATCGTCTCTGCTTCACTTGGCTTACTGCTGAAATCGAGAGGATTCAATGTCACCATCCAAAAGCTTGATCCTTACATTAATATTGATCCGGGAACGCTAAATCCCTATGAACACGGAGAATGTTACGTGACCGAAGACGGCGCAGAAACCGATTTGGATCTCGGACATTACGAAAGATTCCTGAATTCCAATACTTCTCAAAACAACAACGTAACCACCGGTAAAATTTACCAAACCGTTATTGAAAAAGAAAGAAAAGGGGACTTCCTGGGAAAAACCGTGCAGGTTATTCCCCATATCACCAACGAAATTAAGCGCCGGATTAAAATGCTGGCGAAACAAAACTACGATATCATCATCACCGAAATTGGTGGAACTGTAGGCGATATAGAATCACTTCCTTATATTGAAAGTGTGCGCCAACTGAAATGGGAACTGGGCGAACACAATTCCATGGTTATTCATTTGACGCTGTTGCCGTATTTGGCTGCCAGTGGTGAATTGAAAACAAAACCTTCCCAACATTCTGTCCGTCAATTAATGGAATCCGGGATTCAGGCTGATGTTTTGGTTTGTAGAACGGAGCATATTATTCCCAAAGAACAGCGAATGAAATTGGCTCAGTTCTGTAACGTAGCTTTGGAAAACGTGATTGAATGTAAAGATTTGGAAACCATTTATGAAGTTCCACTTTATTTGCAAAAGCAGGATTTTGATGATGTTGTCTTAAAGGAACTTAATTTAAAATCTGATAAACAGGCTGATTTAAAAGACTGGAAAAGCTTCCTTAAAAAATATAAAAACCCCAAAAAATCAGTTGAGATTGCTCTGGTTGGAAAATATGTTTCATTGCAGGATTCTTATAAATCCATCGCGGAATCGTTTATTCACGCCGGCGCTGATTTGGAAACCGAAGTAAAGGTAAGATGGGTTTACAGCGGTGATATCGACAGCGGAAATGTTGCAGAAACTTTTGCCGGAATCGACGGAATGCTGATCGCTCCCGGATTTGGGGACCGTGGAATTGAAGGGAAAATTGAAGCTGCAAAATACGCCCGGGAAAACAATATTCCTTTATTGGGAATTTGTTTGGGAATGCAGATTATGACCATCGAATTTGCCAGAAACGTTCTTGGTTACAGAAAAGCCAATTCTATGGAATTCGACACTTCCACGCCGGAACCTGTAATTTCTTTAATGGAAGATCAGAAAAATGTGGTTGAAAAAGGTGGAACCATGAGATTGGGTGCCTGGAAATGCACTTTGAAAACAGGTTCCAAACTGAATGAGATTTACGGCACGAAAAACATTTCAGAAAGACACCGTCACCGGTACGAATTCAATTCGGAATACCGGGATGAATTTGAAAAAAACGGCTTGGTTCCCACCGGTTTTAATCCTGAAACAGAGTTGGTCGAAACACTGGAACTGAAAGACCATCCTTTTTATATCGGTGTACAATATCACCCGGAATATAAAAGTACGGTTGCCTCGCCACATCCTTTATTTAAGGCGCTGATTAAAGCAGCTTCTAAAAAATAA
- a CDS encoding type II toxin-antitoxin system PemK/MazF family toxin, which produces MIFNQFEIWIADLNPQIGTETEKTRPVLVVQTNLLNEIEHTSTIICPITTKIKNAELIRVFLDAKTTGVFEDCEIMIDQIRALDNTRFIKKIGMVSPQIIEEVKTGLKIVLDLD; this is translated from the coding sequence ATGATTTTTAATCAATTTGAAATTTGGATTGCAGATTTGAATCCACAAATCGGTACTGAAACAGAAAAGACAAGACCTGTTTTAGTGGTACAAACTAATTTGCTTAATGAAATAGAGCATACTTCTACCATTATTTGTCCGATCACCACCAAAATTAAAAATGCTGAATTGATCCGTGTTTTTTTGGATGCGAAAACAACAGGTGTTTTTGAGGACTGCGAAATTATGATTGATCAAATCAGAGCATTAGACAATACGCGGTTTATTAAAAAAATTGGAATGGTTTCTCCTCAAATCATTGAGGAAGTAAAAACCGGACTGAAAATAGTACTGGATTTAGATTGA